Proteins encoded within one genomic window of Bacteroidota bacterium:
- a CDS encoding 3-deoxy-7-phosphoheptulonate synthase, translating to MKEITQQAWNKRPMIISGPCSAETEEQVLQTAQRLAATGMVDVLRAGIWKPRTKPGGFEGVGAKGLPWMQQAKKLTGLPVTVEVATGKQVQDALTFDVDILWIGARTTVNPFSVQEVADALRGVDVPVLIKNPVNPDLDLWTGAVERVARAGIKQIGLIHRGFSSYGNTEYRNAPMWQLAIEMKRRNPELMMINDPSHICGRRDILADVAQRAIDLDMDGFIIESHIDPDNAWSDAKQQVTPERLKEILEHIIWRKEDVSSEEYHAALEKLRQQINHLDDELMQILSQRMKLAEKIGEYKKNNNITILQTNRWNEILERAFIKGDKLGLSKEFVTKYFDAVHMESINHQKKVLDS from the coding sequence ATGAAAGAAATCACACAACAGGCATGGAATAAAAGGCCGATGATCATCTCGGGCCCTTGCAGTGCAGAAACTGAAGAACAGGTATTGCAAACGGCACAACGTCTTGCCGCAACAGGCATGGTGGATGTATTGCGTGCCGGCATCTGGAAACCGCGGACAAAACCCGGTGGCTTTGAAGGTGTGGGTGCAAAAGGATTGCCCTGGATGCAGCAGGCAAAAAAACTGACGGGTTTGCCGGTGACTGTTGAAGTTGCAACTGGTAAACAAGTACAGGATGCGCTGACTTTTGATGTTGACATTTTATGGATCGGTGCAAGAACGACAGTGAATCCTTTTAGTGTACAGGAAGTAGCGGATGCATTGCGTGGTGTTGATGTGCCTGTGTTGATCAAAAACCCTGTGAACCCTGACCTGGATCTCTGGACCGGTGCTGTGGAGAGAGTGGCCCGTGCAGGTATCAAACAAATCGGTTTGATACATCGCGGCTTCAGCAGCTATGGTAATACTGAATATCGTAATGCGCCGATGTGGCAACTGGCAATTGAAATGAAACGCCGCAACCCGGAACTGATGATGATCAATGATCCTTCACATATTTGTGGCCGTCGTGATATATTGGCCGATGTTGCACAACGTGCTATCGACCTTGATATGGATGGTTTCATTATCGAAAGTCATATCGATCCTGATAATGCCTGGAGTGATGCAAAGCAACAGGTGACGCCGGAACGTTTGAAGGAAATACTTGAACATATAATATGGCGCAAGGAAGATGTGAGCAGCGAAGAATATCATGCAGCATTGGAAAAACTACGCCAGCAGATCAATCATTTGGATGATGAGCTGATGCAGATACTAAGTCAGCGTATGAAGTTGGCAGAAAAGATCGGTGAGTATAAAAAGAATAACAATATCACCATCCTGCAAACCAACCGCTGGAATGAAATTCTTGAAAGGGCATTTATAAAAGGTGATAAGCTGGGATTAAGCAAAGAGTTTGTGACAAAATATTTTGATGCTGTGCATATGGAAAGTATCAATCATCAGAAGAAGGTGTTGGATAGTTAA